Within Verrucomicrobiia bacterium, the genomic segment GCGCGGCACGGCCGAAATCAACGTCTTTTTCAACTGGCACGTCGATATGGTCCAGGCCGAGCTGTACGTCCTGGGACGCCTGGGGCAAATCAGCAGCGAGTTGCCCGCTACCGCCAGCACCACCGTCTCGCGCGTGACTTTTGCGGCCTTCCCCATCATCGGCGTCAGCCTGACCAGCCCCACACGCGACCTGATGTCGCTCTGGGACACTGCCCGCTACAACCTCAAGCCGCGCTTCCTGCAGATACCGGGAGTTGCGCGTGTGGAAATCGTAGGCGGACAGGTTCCGGAATACCATGTGATAGTCGATCCACTGCGTTTGATGGCCAATCACCTCAGCTTGCCGGACATCACGACGGCGCTGTTGAAGAACAACCTGATCGCCCCTGCCGGGATGATGGAGGAGAATTATCACCTCTATCTCACGACCGTCGATGGGCGGGCGCGCACGGCAGAGGACATCGAAAACATCGCCGTGGCGGCCAGCACCGAGCACCCGGTTCGCATTAAAGACCTGGCAACCGTGCAGCGCGGTCCCGAACCCGTGTTTACAGTGGTGACGGCCGAGGGGCGAAATGCCGTGCTGCTGAACGTCGAGAGCCAGCCCGATGGCAGCACGCTGGACATCGCCAATGCATTGAAGGCGGAGATGGCGAAGCTGCGACAGGAATTGCCGCCGGACATGAAGCTGGCGTTCTTTTACGATCAATCCTTGTTCGTGCGTGAATCGATGCGCAGTGTCTGGGAAGCGATTCTCTTCGGCCTCCTGCTGTCGGTTGCGATTCTCTTTTTCTTCCTCAAGAACTGGGGAAGCGTGCTGACGGCCATCGTGGCGATTCCCATCACGGTGCTCATCACCTTGGTGGCGATGAAGTTCGTCAACATGAGCTTCAACCTCATGACGCTTGGAGGCATCGCCGCCGCAATCGGCCTGGTCATCGATGATGCCATCGTGGTCGTCGAGGCGATGTATGCGAAGGTGTCGGCCGGGCGGCCACGGCTGGAAGGCATCCAGGAGGCGATTGCTGAGATTTTTCATCCGTTGGTTGGCTCGACGTTGACTCCGGTGGTTGTGTTCATTCCGCTGGCTTTCCTGGTAGGAATCACCGGGGTTTTTTTCCGCGCCCTGGCCCTGACGATGGTGGTGTCACTTCTGACATCATTGGTGCTGGCCATTACGCTGACTTCCTCCCTGGCGGCCTGGTTCATTCGCGAGCCGAAAACCAAGCCCGGTGAGCACCCCTCGGAGACAATAGAGGGCGGGTTCGTTCTCAGGCGAGTTTTGAGGATTTACGAGCGGGCAGTGCGCGCGGCGCTGCGCCATCGGTACCTCACGCTGCTGGCCTGCGTCCTCATTGGCGTGGTGGGCTTTTTTATTTACCAGGGGCTGGCTTCGGATTTCCTGCCCGAATTCGATGAAGGCGGGTTTGTTATCGATTATAACGCTCCGCCGGGGACCAGCCTGACGGAAACCTCGCGCCAACTCGACGAGGCCGAGGCCTTGCTTCGGGCCAACCCAGATGTGGAAAGCTATTCAAGACGCACCGGGACGCAACTGGGGCTGTTCATTACCGAGCCCAATCGCGGTGATTTCCTGGTCAAACTCAAACCGAACCGGAAACACCCAACCGATGAAGTCATCGCCGAAATGCGCCACCTGCTCAATCAACAGCTTCCGGACATGCGCTGGGAATTTCCGGGAATCTTATCGGACCTTGTAGGGGATTTGGCGCTGACGCCCGAGCCCATTCAGATCAAAATCTTCTCGCCAAACCTGCAATGGCTGCGGCAAATCGCTCCTCAGGTTGAGGGGCAAATCAAATCCGTTGCCGGTGTGGTGGACACCTTTGACGGTTTGACCGAGACCGGCCCCTCGGTGAACCTTCGCGTGCGCCATGCGGATGCGGAACGATTTGGGCTGACGGCGGACGACATCGCGGCAGCCGTCAACACAGCCATGCTCGGGCGGCTCTCCTCGCATGTGCTTGAAGGAGATCACATCATGAATATCCGTGTGCTCGACCAGACCAATGACGTGGGCCGCATCAGCCAATTGCCAGGTCTGCCCCTGAGGACTCCAGCAGGCGACCTCGTGCGCCTGGGCGAGGTGGCTGATGTGGTCCAGGAGCCAAGCCAGGTGGAACTGGACCGGGAAAACCTCCGCCAGGACATCGCGGTAACCGCACGGCTGGAAGGCCGCGATCTGGGCAGCGCGATGAAGGAAATCCAAGCCAAGCTGGCTAAGGCCAAATGGCTGCCGCCCGGCTCGATTCAGTATGGCGGTCTATACCAGCAGCAGCAGGAGTCCTTTAAGAACCTGCTGATGGTCCTGGTGCTGGCGCTCTTGCTCATTTTCACCGTGCTTCTGATTGAGTTTCGCTCGTTTTACGAGCCGGTTGCCATTGTGTTCGGCGCCATTCTTGCCCTGTTCGGTACGGTGGCGGCCTTGTGGTTGACGGGCACCACACTCAATATCGTTTCGTATCTGGGCGCCATTATTGGCGTGGGGATTGTGGCTAAGAACGGCATTCTCATGCTGGATTTTGTCGAACACCTCCAGGGCCAGGGGCAGAGTCTCGAAGATGCCCTGGTGAATTCGGGCCATCGCCGCTTGCGACCGGTGCTCATGACCTCGCTGGCGGCGGCGCTGGGGATGTTCCCGCTGGCCTGGGGGATTGGGAGTGGGGCAGACATGCTGCGGCCATTGGCCATAGCGGTTATTGGAGCGTTGTGCATTTCGGTGCTGCTGTCCCTTGTTGCAACACCTACGATCTATTACCTGCTCCGGCTGCTGCTCGGAGCCAAAGCCGCACAACCTAAAACCAAGTCGTGAAAGGCAAAGCCATTCTTGCTGTTGTTCTGGTGGCGGTAATCGCAGCCGCGACCTATGGCTACTTGCGGCCGATGAAGCAGCATCAGCCTAAAGACGAAGATGAGGACCAAGCAATCGCTTCGCCGTCCAGGGTCGGACGTGGCGCCAATGGCCAGGCGATTATCAACCTGGACCTGGCTTCCCAAAAGCTTATCGCCATTCAAACAGCCCCGCTTCAGCCCGCTACACAGCCGCTCGAGCTCAAAGCCTATGGCCGAGTCTTGGAACCGGCGTCGCTGATCGTACTAGCTAATGACGTCGCCTCGGCCAAAGCGGCTCTTGATGCCTCACAAAAGGAATATCGACGGCTGGATGCGCTTTTCCAACAGGGCGGCAATGCCTCCGCCAAAGCGCTGGAAACCGCTCAGGCAACAATGGAGCACGACCAGATCGCCCTCCAGACTGCCCAACAGCAACTCCTGTCCACCTGGGGCCAACCCATTGCGGCTCAAACCAACCTGCCGTCGCTGATTCAATCACTTGCCAAACTCCAGAGCGTCCTGGTGCGCCTCGACCTGCCGGCCGCCGAGCCTTTGAGCCAGGCTCCCACGGGCGCGCGACTATTGCTGCCCGGGAAGAGCGAAACGGTGGCGGCTCGTTTTTTAGGCCCGGCAACTACGACTGATCCTCAGTTACAGGGTAAAGGCTTCCTGTTTCTATCAACCAATGCGGTTGCTGGCTTCGCGCCTGGCCTGGCGGTGATCGGATTCTTGCAATTGCCCGGGGCTGCGCATTCCGGGGTGCTTATCCCCGATGCCGCATTGGTACGTTCCGATGCGCGCGCCTGGATTTATGTGCAAACCGCCCCAACGAACTTCGAGCGGCAGGAGATTGTCCTGGACTACCCTGCCGCGGGGGGCTGGTTTGTTACAAATGGCTTGAACACGAATCAGCGGGTGGTGGTTATTGGCGCCCAGGATTTGCTCTCCGAAGAGCGCAAGAAGCAAATCAAGATCGGCGACTGACTGCGCGGAAAGCACGCTGTTCCATGCTGAAGCATCTCGTCCAGTTCTCGTTGCGCCATCGCGGAGTGGTGATCGCCCTGGGCGCTGTTCTGATCGCCTACGGCCTTTACGTTGCCGAGCGCACACGGCTGGATGTGTTCCCCGAGTTCGCCCCGCCCCAAGTCGTTGTTCAGACCGAAGCGCCGGGATTATCCTCCGAGCAGGTCGAGCAATTGGTTACTGTTCCGATTGAAACGGAATTGAACGGAACACCTGGCTTGCAGGTCATCCGGTCCCAGTCCATCCAGGGCTTGTCCGTCGTTACGCTGGTGTTCCGGCCAGAGACGGACATCTTCCGCGCGCGCCAGATGGTCACCGAGCGGCTCAGTGAAGCCGTCAGCCGTCTGCCGCAAGGGACCGGCCCACCCCGGATGGGGCCGTTGACCTCATCGACGAGCCTGACAATGGTCATGGGCCTGAGTTCATCCAACCGGACGGCCATGGATTTGCGCACCTTTGCCGATTGGACCTTTCGTCCCTATCTGTTAAGCGTCCCCGGCGTAGCCAAGGTGGATACATTCGGGGGAACGATTCGCCAGCTTCAAATCCAGCCCAAGCCCGATCGGCTCCAAGCTTATGGGTTATCACTGGAAGACGTGCTGAGCGCCGCGCGAGAAGCGACCGGCGTGCGCGGCGCCGGTTATTTTGAGACCACAAACCAGCGCATCGTGCTGCGTACGGTTGGCCAGGCTTTGACGCCGCAGCAGCTTGGGGAAGTCGTGCTGGTACCGCATGCCGGGTTGAGTGTGCGCCTCAAAGACGTGGCCGATGTGCGCGAGGCCTCGGCGCCTATGTTTGGCGACGCCCAGTTCAACGGACGGCCCGGGGTTGTCTTGCTGGTCTATGCCCAATATCAGGCCAACACCATGGTGGTCACCCGCGCCCTGGATAAAGCTTTGGAGCAAATGAAAGCGGCATTGGCGGCTGAACACATTGATTTGAATGCCAGCCTGTTTCGTCCCGCCGGCTTCATTGAGACCTCGCTGAGCAACGTGGACCGTTCGTTGCTGATAGGCGGGGGGTTGGTGGCCATCGTGCTGTTTCTGTTTCTGCTCGACCTGCGCACCGCCTTTGTCTCGTTCGTCTCGATTCCGTTCTCGCTTCTGGCAGCGGTCATTGTCCTGAATTGGCAAGGTGTCTCCATCAACACCATAACCCTTGGCGGCTTCGCCATCGCTATCGGGGTGGTGGTCGATGATGCCATTATCGACGTGGAAAACATTCTGCGCCGGCTTCGAGAAAACTCGACGCTGACTCAGCCACAATCCTTATTTCAAGTCGTGCTCCATGCCTCGTTGGAAGTGCGCAGCGCAGTGGTTTATGCGACGTTCATTGTGGCGCTGGTCTTTGTGCCAATCCTCACCATGGGCGGAGTTCAAGGCCGGCTGTTCGCTCCTTTAGGCATCGCCTTTATCCTGGCCACCATAGCGTCGCTGGGTGTGGCGCTTACGCTCACTCCCGCCCTCTGTTACGTGCTTTTTTCCAAAGTCACACCCCACGAGGAAGCGCGCCATGTCCGCTTCCTCAAAGGCTGGCACCGGCGCTGGCTCGAAGGGGCGAGCCGCCATCCCTGGCTCCTCATCGGTATAGCCCTGCTTCTATGCGTGGCTGCCTTGGCGACCTTGCCTTTTTTTGGCGGGGAGTTTCTGCCCCAATTCCGCGAAGGCCATTACATTCTGCACATGGCCTCGGTCCCGGGGACCTCGCTGGCCGAATCGATACGGCTGGGCGATTTGGTAACCGATGACCTGTTGAAGAACACCAATATCCTTTCGGTCTCGCAAGAGGCTGGCCGTGCGGAAAATGGCGAGGACACCTTTGGTGTTAACTACAGCGAATTGCACGTGCAGTTGCGGCCAGTAAAAGGAGAACAAGAGGAGCGGGTGCAAGAACAAATCCGCCGAACCCTTGGTGAATTTCCGGGGTTATCCTTCATGGTCATGTCGTTCCTCGCTGAACGCATGGAAGAAACCATTTCTGGCACGACGGCTGAGTTCGTGGTGGATATTTTCGGCAATGACCTGGACACGCTGGATCAAAAGGCGGCCGAGGCGCGCCAGGTCCTGACGCGGGTTCCTGGCGCGGTCGATGTGAATATCGAGGCGCAACCGGGGTTGCCAGAAATGACCGTTCGGTTGCTGCCCGAGCGCCTGT encodes:
- a CDS encoding efflux RND transporter permease subunit, whose amino-acid sequence is MNSNRTSPLGRFATRNALSITFIAAVLCLGGLYSALNTPSSVFPQTNFPRVFIMVDNGIMPADEMMATITRPIEEAMKEIPGAVTVRSATARGTAEINVFFNWHVDMVQAELYVLGRLGQISSELPATASTTVSRVTFAAFPIIGVSLTSPTRDLMSLWDTARYNLKPRFLQIPGVARVEIVGGQVPEYHVIVDPLRLMANHLSLPDITTALLKNNLIAPAGMMEENYHLYLTTVDGRARTAEDIENIAVAASTEHPVRIKDLATVQRGPEPVFTVVTAEGRNAVLLNVESQPDGSTLDIANALKAEMAKLRQELPPDMKLAFFYDQSLFVRESMRSVWEAILFGLLLSVAILFFFLKNWGSVLTAIVAIPITVLITLVAMKFVNMSFNLMTLGGIAAAIGLVIDDAIVVVEAMYAKVSAGRPRLEGIQEAIAEIFHPLVGSTLTPVVVFIPLAFLVGITGVFFRALALTMVVSLLTSLVLAITLTSSLAAWFIREPKTKPGEHPSETIEGGFVLRRVLRIYERAVRAALRHRYLTLLACVLIGVVGFFIYQGLASDFLPEFDEGGFVIDYNAPPGTSLTETSRQLDEAEALLRANPDVESYSRRTGTQLGLFITEPNRGDFLVKLKPNRKHPTDEVIAEMRHLLNQQLPDMRWEFPGILSDLVGDLALTPEPIQIKIFSPNLQWLRQIAPQVEGQIKSVAGVVDTFDGLTETGPSVNLRVRHADAERFGLTADDIAAAVNTAMLGRLSSHVLEGDHIMNIRVLDQTNDVGRISQLPGLPLRTPAGDLVRLGEVADVVQEPSQVELDRENLRQDIAVTARLEGRDLGSAMKEIQAKLAKAKWLPPGSIQYGGLYQQQQESFKNLLMVLVLALLLIFTVLLIEFRSFYEPVAIVFGAILALFGTVAALWLTGTTLNIVSYLGAIIGVGIVAKNGILMLDFVEHLQGQGQSLEDALVNSGHRRLRPVLMTSLAAALGMFPLAWGIGSGADMLRPLAIAVIGALCISVLLSLVATPTIYYLLRLLLGAKAAQPKTKS
- a CDS encoding efflux RND transporter permease subunit; this translates as MLKHLVQFSLRHRGVVIALGAVLIAYGLYVAERTRLDVFPEFAPPQVVVQTEAPGLSSEQVEQLVTVPIETELNGTPGLQVIRSQSIQGLSVVTLVFRPETDIFRARQMVTERLSEAVSRLPQGTGPPRMGPLTSSTSLTMVMGLSSSNRTAMDLRTFADWTFRPYLLSVPGVAKVDTFGGTIRQLQIQPKPDRLQAYGLSLEDVLSAAREATGVRGAGYFETTNQRIVLRTVGQALTPQQLGEVVLVPHAGLSVRLKDVADVREASAPMFGDAQFNGRPGVVLLVYAQYQANTMVVTRALDKALEQMKAALAAEHIDLNASLFRPAGFIETSLSNVDRSLLIGGGLVAIVLFLFLLDLRTAFVSFVSIPFSLLAAVIVLNWQGVSINTITLGGFAIAIGVVVDDAIIDVENILRRLRENSTLTQPQSLFQVVLHASLEVRSAVVYATFIVALVFVPILTMGGVQGRLFAPLGIAFILATIASLGVALTLTPALCYVLFSKVTPHEEARHVRFLKGWHRRWLEGASRHPWLLIGIALLLCVAALATLPFFGGEFLPQFREGHYILHMASVPGTSLAESIRLGDLVTDDLLKNTNILSVSQEAGRAENGEDTFGVNYSELHVQLRPVKGEQEERVQEQIRRTLGEFPGLSFMVMSFLAERMEETISGTTAEFVVDIFGNDLDTLDQKAAEARQVLTRVPGAVDVNIEAQPGLPEMTVRLLPERLLQYGFEPVNVMEDLQTAYQGTIVSQLYEGKRVFDVVVILPEDARQSPETIGSLLLRNARGTAVPLRELAEVTPGDGRYRVIHEGAQRLQQVTCNVQGRDVASFAAAASRQIQARVSMPPGVFVVYSGSAEAESQAKHQLLVHSLLAGAGIILLLAVLFGSARSVLLILANLPFALVGGVLAVFATGGLLSVGSLVGFVTLFGITLRNSIMMISHFEHLVREEGLSWGHEAALRGASERLLPILMTATVTGLGLLPLAIGSGEAGREIEGPMAIVILGGLVTSTLLNLLVLPSLALRFGRFERVGNTGAPNG